One Nicotiana tomentosiformis chromosome 4, ASM39032v3, whole genome shotgun sequence genomic window carries:
- the LOC104116489 gene encoding transcriptional corepressor SEUSS-like isoform X1: MVPPGPPNPLGGAQPVPSSLLRSNSSLLGGQGGGMPTPGGFPSIVSPRTQFGNMNMLGNAPNASSLLHQSLGNGGHNSGRADNGAESDPMASAGNGMGFNAPSTSFSSSGMAANPNSGQVQGQRFPSHSGNQMLTEQSPSQQLDSQNYQHNQQFQQFSAPSNSQTQQQQQQFQSIRGGLGGVGPVKQEPQVTNDQTPQQLQALRNLTTVKQEPQQIQSMRGLATVKMESQHSSPSLFLHQQQQQQQQQQLLHMSKQSPQAAAAAQLFHQQRLMQLQQQQQQQQQQQLLKAIPQQRNPLQPQFQPQNHAIRSPVKPAYEPGMCARRLTHYLYQQQHRPEDNNIEFWRKFVAEYFAPNAKKKWCVSMYGSGRQTTGVFPQDVWHCEICNRKPGRGFEATAEVLPRLFKIKYESGTLEELLYIDMPREYQNSSGQIVLDYAKAIQESVFEQLRVVRDGQLRIVFSQPDLKIISWEFCARRHEELIPRRLLIPQVSQLGAAAQKYQAATQNGSSTASVSELQNNCNMFVASARQLAKALEVPLVNDLGYTKRYVRCLQISEVVNSMKDLIDYSRETRTGPMESLAKFPRRNGSSVGVHDPAQPSEDQSQSQQQQLQSQQQQPQSQQQQQQQQQQQTASQNSNHDSSVQAGAMQLASSNGIPSVNNSLNPASVTSSSSSVVRLLHQNSMNSRQQTPMNGVNSPYAGNGLNSPYAGNAVQMPSPSSSNTMPQSQPNPSTFQSPTPCSSSNPPQTSHGGLSSGPHVNSANSPNISVHQPTLSGDIDANDSQSSVQKIIHEMMMSSQLGGGGLVGGGTMNDMKSVNGMIATANNSILNGSSCLVGNGTANANIGMGPGYGNMGNGLSQAAMANGIRAALGNNSVAMNGRVGMPMSREQSMSQQQQDLGNQLLSGLGAVNGFNNLQFDWKTSP; the protein is encoded by the exons ATGGTGCCACCAGGACCTCCTAATCCACTTGGAGGTGCCCAGCCTGTCCCGTCTTCGTTATTGCGAtcaaattctagtttattgggtGGTCAAGGGGGTGGAATGCCTACCCCAGGTGGTTTCCCTTCTATTGTGTCACCTCGGACTCAGTTTGGTAACATGAATATGCTAGGAAATGCTCCAAATGCTTCGTCTCTGCTCCATCAGTCCTTAGGAAATGGTGGTCATAATTCAGGGCGAGCTGATAATGGGGCCGAGTCTGATCCAATGGCCAGTGCTGGCAATGGTATGGGATTTAATGCTCCTTCAACATCGTTTAGCTCATCGGGCATGGCAGCAAATCCAAATTCAGGTCAAGTTCAGGGACAGCGGTTTCCCAGCCATTCTGGTAACCAGATGTTAACTGAGCAGTCACCGTCCCAACAGCTTGATTCCCAGAACTACCAACATAATCAACAATTTCAGCAATTTTCTGCCCCTAGCAATTCCCAAACacaacaacagcagcagcaaTTTCAATCCATACGAGGTGGATTAGGAGGTGTAGGACCTGTCAAACAGGAGCCCCAAGTGACCAATGATCAAACACCACAGCAGTTGCAAGCACTACGAAACCTGACGACTGTAAAGCAGGAGCCCCAACAGATACAAAGTATGAGAGGCCTTGCCACTGTGAAGATGGAGTCACAACATTCCTCACCCTCTTTGTTTCTACATCAgcaacagcagcagcagcaacaacagcaaTTACTTCACATGTCCAAACAGTCCCCTCAAGCTGCAGCAGCAGCTCAGCTTTTCCACCAGCAGAGGCTTATGCAGCTCcagcagcaacaacagcaacaacagcaacagcaactCTTGAAGGCTATTCCTCAGCAGAGAAACCCACTTCAACCGCAATTTCAACCACAGAATCATGCTATAAGGTCTCCTGTAAAACCAGCTTATGAGCCTGGGATGTGTGCCCGTCGGCTGACTCATTATTTGTATCAGCAGCAACACAGACCTGAA GACAATAACATAGAGTTCTGGAGAAAATTTGTCGCCGAGTATTTTGCTCCAAATGCCAAGAAAAAGTGGTGCGTCTCTATGTATGGAAGTGGCCGGCAGACCACTGGAGTTTTTCCTCAG GATGTATGGCACTGTGAAATATGCAACCGCAAGCCAGGCCGTGGTTTTG AAGCGACCGCTGAAGTCTTGCCCAGGCTTTTCAAgataaaatatgaaagtgggaccTTGGAAGAGCTACTCTATATTGATATGCCTCGTGAATATCAGAATTCATCTGGACAAATTGTCCTAGACTATGCAAAAGCAATTCAGGAGAGTGTTTTTGAGCAACTTCGCGTTGTACGTGATGGTCAGCTTCGAATAGTGTTTTCACAGCCTGATCTAAAG ATCATCTCTTGGGAATTTTGTGCTCGACGTCATGAGGAGCTAATCCCTAGAAGATTGTTGATACCTCAG GTGAGTCAACTCGGCGCTGCAGCTCAAAAGTACCAGGCAGCAACCCAAAATGGATCATCTACTGCATCTGTTTCTGAGTTGCAGAATAACTGCAATAT GTTTGTTGCCTCAGCTCGTCAGTTGGCAAAAGCTTTGGAAGTTCCATTGGTAAATGATCTAGGTTATACAAAGAGATATGTGCGATGCCTTCAG ATATCAGAAGTTGTTAATAGCATGAAGGATTTGATTGACTACAGCAGAGAGACAAGGACAGGGCCTATGG AGAGCTTGGCTAAGTTTCCTCGTAGGAATGGTTCATCGGTTGGGGTACATGATCCAGCTCAACCATCTGAGGATCAGTCTCAGTCTCAGCAGCAGCAGCTACAGTCTCAGCAGCAGCAGCCACAGTCtcaacagcaacagcaacagcaacagcaacaacagaCGGCCAGTCAGAACTCAAACCACGACAGCTCTGTCCAGGCTGGTGCAATGCAACTTGCTTCCAGTAATGGGATTCCAAGTGTAAACAACTCTTTGAACCCAGCATCTGTTACTTCCTCTAGTAGTTCTGTTGTTCGGCTATTGCATCAAAATTCCATGAACTCTAGGCAACAGACCCCAATGAATGGTGTGAACAGCCCTTATGCAGGAAATGGCTTGAATAGCCCCTATGCGGGAAATGCTGTTCAAATGCCTTCACCAAGTTCTTCAAATACGATGCCACAATCTCAACCAAATCCGTCTACGTTCCAATCCCCAACACCGTGTTCATCAAGCAATCCACCACAAACTTCTCATGGTGGCTTATCATCAGGACCACACGTGAATTCTGCCAATTCCCCGAATATTTCAGTGCATCAACCCACTCTTTCAGGTGATATTGATGCTAATGACTCTCAAAGTTCTGTACAAAAGATCATACATGAAATGATGATGTCTTCCCAACTTGGTGGAGGTGGCCTTGTAGGTGGTGGTACCATGAATGATATGAAAAGTGTAAATGGTATGATAGCAACTGCTAATAATTCCATTCTTAATGGAAGCAGCTGCCTTGTTGGGAATGGGACAGCAAATGCTAATATAGGTATGGGTCCAGGATATGGCAACATGGGCAACGGACTGAGCCAGGCTGCAATGGCCAATGGAATTCGGGCTGCATTAGGTAATAATTCCGTGGCTATGAATGGAAGAGTAGGCATGCCAATGTCACGAGAGCAAAGTATGAGTCAACAGCAACAAGATTTGGGAAACCAATTACTTAGTGGTCTAGGAGCAGTCAATGGTTTCAATAACCTTCAGTTTGACTGGAAAACATCTCCCTAA
- the LOC104116489 gene encoding transcriptional corepressor SEUSS-like isoform X2, with product MVPPGPPNPLGGAQPVPSSLLRSNSSLLGGQGGGMPTPGGFPSIVSPRTQFGNMNMLGNAPNASSLLHQSLGNGGHNSGRADNGAESDPMASAGNGMGFNAPSTSFSSSGMAANPNSGQVQGQRFPSHSGNQMLTEQSPSQQLDSQNYQHNQQFQQFSAPSNSQTQQQQQQFQSIRGGLGGVGPVKQEPQVTNDQTPQQLQALRNLTTVKQEPQQIQSMRGLATVKMESQHSSPSLFLHQQQQQQQQQQLLHMSKQSPQAAAAAQLFHQQRLMQLQQQQQQQQQQQLLKAIPQQRNPLQPQFQPQNHAIRSPVKPAYEPGMCARRLTHYLYQQQHRPEDNNIEFWRKFVAEYFAPNAKKKWCVSMYGSGRQTTGVFPQDVWHCEICNRKPGRGFEATAEVLPRLFKIKYESGTLEELLYIDMPREYQNSSGQIVLDYAKAIQESVFEQLRVVRDGQLRIVFSQPDLKIISWEFCARRHEELIPRRLLIPQVSQLGAAAQKYQAATQNGSSTASVSELQNNCNMFVASARQLAKALEVPLVNDLGYTKRYVRCLQISEVVNSMKDLIDYSRETRTGPMESLAKFPRRNGSSVGVHDPAQPSEDQSQSQQQQLQSQQQQPQ from the exons ATGGTGCCACCAGGACCTCCTAATCCACTTGGAGGTGCCCAGCCTGTCCCGTCTTCGTTATTGCGAtcaaattctagtttattgggtGGTCAAGGGGGTGGAATGCCTACCCCAGGTGGTTTCCCTTCTATTGTGTCACCTCGGACTCAGTTTGGTAACATGAATATGCTAGGAAATGCTCCAAATGCTTCGTCTCTGCTCCATCAGTCCTTAGGAAATGGTGGTCATAATTCAGGGCGAGCTGATAATGGGGCCGAGTCTGATCCAATGGCCAGTGCTGGCAATGGTATGGGATTTAATGCTCCTTCAACATCGTTTAGCTCATCGGGCATGGCAGCAAATCCAAATTCAGGTCAAGTTCAGGGACAGCGGTTTCCCAGCCATTCTGGTAACCAGATGTTAACTGAGCAGTCACCGTCCCAACAGCTTGATTCCCAGAACTACCAACATAATCAACAATTTCAGCAATTTTCTGCCCCTAGCAATTCCCAAACacaacaacagcagcagcaaTTTCAATCCATACGAGGTGGATTAGGAGGTGTAGGACCTGTCAAACAGGAGCCCCAAGTGACCAATGATCAAACACCACAGCAGTTGCAAGCACTACGAAACCTGACGACTGTAAAGCAGGAGCCCCAACAGATACAAAGTATGAGAGGCCTTGCCACTGTGAAGATGGAGTCACAACATTCCTCACCCTCTTTGTTTCTACATCAgcaacagcagcagcagcaacaacagcaaTTACTTCACATGTCCAAACAGTCCCCTCAAGCTGCAGCAGCAGCTCAGCTTTTCCACCAGCAGAGGCTTATGCAGCTCcagcagcaacaacagcaacaacagcaacagcaactCTTGAAGGCTATTCCTCAGCAGAGAAACCCACTTCAACCGCAATTTCAACCACAGAATCATGCTATAAGGTCTCCTGTAAAACCAGCTTATGAGCCTGGGATGTGTGCCCGTCGGCTGACTCATTATTTGTATCAGCAGCAACACAGACCTGAA GACAATAACATAGAGTTCTGGAGAAAATTTGTCGCCGAGTATTTTGCTCCAAATGCCAAGAAAAAGTGGTGCGTCTCTATGTATGGAAGTGGCCGGCAGACCACTGGAGTTTTTCCTCAG GATGTATGGCACTGTGAAATATGCAACCGCAAGCCAGGCCGTGGTTTTG AAGCGACCGCTGAAGTCTTGCCCAGGCTTTTCAAgataaaatatgaaagtgggaccTTGGAAGAGCTACTCTATATTGATATGCCTCGTGAATATCAGAATTCATCTGGACAAATTGTCCTAGACTATGCAAAAGCAATTCAGGAGAGTGTTTTTGAGCAACTTCGCGTTGTACGTGATGGTCAGCTTCGAATAGTGTTTTCACAGCCTGATCTAAAG ATCATCTCTTGGGAATTTTGTGCTCGACGTCATGAGGAGCTAATCCCTAGAAGATTGTTGATACCTCAG GTGAGTCAACTCGGCGCTGCAGCTCAAAAGTACCAGGCAGCAACCCAAAATGGATCATCTACTGCATCTGTTTCTGAGTTGCAGAATAACTGCAATAT GTTTGTTGCCTCAGCTCGTCAGTTGGCAAAAGCTTTGGAAGTTCCATTGGTAAATGATCTAGGTTATACAAAGAGATATGTGCGATGCCTTCAG ATATCAGAAGTTGTTAATAGCATGAAGGATTTGATTGACTACAGCAGAGAGACAAGGACAGGGCCTATGG AGAGCTTGGCTAAGTTTCCTCGTAGGAATGGTTCATCGGTTGGGGTACATGATCCAGCTCAACCATCTGAGGATCAGTCTCAGTCTCAGCAGCAGCAGCTACAGTCTCAGCAGCAGCAGCCACAGT aa